The following are encoded in a window of Amphibacillus xylanus NBRC 15112 genomic DNA:
- a CDS encoding glycoside hydrolase family 1 protein has protein sequence MEHKQLKPFPSDFLWGSASAAYQVEGAYDQDGKGPSVWDIYTKIPGTTFKNTNGDVAVDHYNRYKEDVALMAEQGLKAYRFSIAWSRIYPEGRGEVNEAGLKFYDRLIDELIKHNIEPLITIYHWDVPQALMDAYGAWESREIIEDFNTYCETLFKHYGDRVKYWVTLNEQNIFIGLGYRSGLHPPGVKDLKRMYQANHIANIANAKAIETFRKIVKDGKIGPSFAYSPAYPLDSKPENIIAAENAEEINAHWWMDVYAWGHYPKTMWNYLESEGLTPEIEPGDFELLKRAKPDFMGLNYYQTSTFEANPLDGVGEAEMNTTGKKGTSKASGHPGLFKYVKNPYAETTDWDWTIDPEGLRVALRRINNRYQLPVLITENGLGAFDTLEEGDVVNDDYRIDYLESHVAAIQNAISDGVDVLGYCTWSFTDLLSWLNGYQKRYGFVYVNRDESGPKDLRRVKKKSFYWYQEVIKANGLINREK, from the coding sequence ATGGAACACAAACAACTAAAGCCATTCCCATCAGATTTCTTATGGGGATCTGCCTCTGCTGCGTATCAAGTTGAAGGCGCTTACGACCAGGATGGCAAAGGGCCATCAGTCTGGGATATCTACACAAAAATCCCTGGAACTACATTTAAAAACACTAACGGTGACGTTGCCGTTGATCACTACAATCGTTATAAAGAAGATGTTGCTTTAATGGCTGAACAAGGGTTAAAAGCATACCGCTTTTCCATCGCTTGGAGCCGGATTTATCCAGAAGGCCGTGGTGAGGTCAATGAAGCAGGTTTAAAATTTTACGATCGTTTAATAGATGAACTCATTAAGCATAATATTGAGCCTCTCATTACTATTTACCATTGGGACGTACCACAAGCATTGATGGATGCGTATGGTGCATGGGAATCAAGAGAAATTATTGAGGATTTTAACACATATTGCGAGACATTATTTAAACATTACGGTGATCGGGTAAAATATTGGGTTACATTGAATGAACAAAATATTTTTATCGGTCTTGGCTATCGTTCAGGTCTACACCCACCAGGAGTAAAAGATTTAAAGAGAATGTATCAAGCTAACCATATCGCTAACATTGCAAATGCTAAAGCAATTGAAACATTCCGTAAGATTGTTAAAGATGGGAAAATTGGTCCAAGCTTTGCATACAGCCCTGCATATCCACTTGATAGTAAGCCAGAAAACATTATTGCAGCAGAAAATGCAGAAGAAATTAATGCACATTGGTGGATGGATGTCTATGCATGGGGACACTATCCGAAAACAATGTGGAATTATCTTGAGTCTGAAGGTCTTACACCAGAGATTGAACCTGGCGATTTTGAATTATTAAAGCGAGCTAAACCAGATTTTATGGGACTCAACTATTACCAAACTAGTACATTTGAAGCGAACCCACTCGATGGTGTAGGTGAAGCTGAGATGAATACGACCGGTAAGAAAGGTACTTCTAAGGCATCAGGTCACCCAGGATTATTTAAATATGTTAAAAACCCATATGCTGAAACGACAGATTGGGATTGGACAATTGATCCTGAAGGCTTACGTGTTGCTTTGCGGAGAATTAACAATCGCTATCAGTTACCTGTTCTAATTACTGAAAATGGATTAGGTGCATTTGACACGCTTGAAGAAGGCGATGTCGTAAATGATGATTATCGAATTGACTATCTCGAATCTCACGTTGCAGCGATTCAAAACGCAATATCAGATGGTGTTGACGTACTTGGATATTGTACATGGTCATTTACTGACTTATTAAGTTGGCTAAATGGATATCAAAAACGTTACGGTTTTGTTTATGTTAATCGTGATGAATCTGGACCGAAAGATTTACGTAGAGTTAAGAAGAAGAGTTTTTACTGGTATCAAGAAGTTATTAAAGCGAACGGTTTGATTAATCGTGAGAAATAA
- a CDS encoding galactokinase → MNKEKLVRTFTQLFQPNEPIQTFFAPGRINLIGEHTDYNGGHVFPAAISFGTYALATKRTDRLIKLYSMNFEETGIITAELDNLAYNKADHWANYPKGIVDYFIKTGMELDYGFNVLFYGDIPNGAGLSSSASIELATGVMLESLYQLDLDRIELVKLAQKVENQYIGVNCGIMDQFAIGMGKKDHGILLDCDTLTYQYAPVNLKDNTILIMNTNKRRELADSKYNERRSECERALAALQTKLPINSLGELSIDQFEQHQALIENETERKRAKHAVYENQRTIDALMKLKNDDIIGFGKLLTASHRSLQYDYEVTGIELDTLVDVTLSQEGVLGARMTGAGFGGCAIALVANDHVEKIMNNVIVNYHEKIGYKPTFYQATISDGAKQIEL, encoded by the coding sequence ATGAATAAAGAAAAATTAGTTAGGACTTTTACGCAGCTTTTCCAACCAAATGAGCCGATACAGACCTTTTTTGCACCTGGTCGGATTAATTTAATCGGTGAACATACAGATTATAATGGTGGTCATGTCTTCCCTGCTGCAATCTCTTTTGGCACATACGCTCTCGCTACAAAGCGCACTGACAGATTGATTAAGTTATACTCCATGAACTTTGAAGAGACTGGCATTATTACTGCCGAGTTAGATAACTTAGCTTACAATAAAGCTGATCATTGGGCTAACTATCCAAAGGGAATCGTTGATTATTTTATTAAAACTGGTATGGAGCTTGATTATGGTTTTAATGTACTTTTCTACGGTGATATTCCTAATGGTGCTGGGTTATCATCTTCTGCTTCGATTGAACTCGCAACAGGCGTTATGCTTGAATCACTTTATCAGCTTGATCTTGATCGAATTGAACTCGTGAAGCTGGCCCAAAAAGTGGAGAACCAATATATTGGTGTCAATTGCGGTATTATGGATCAATTTGCGATTGGAATGGGGAAAAAGGATCACGGAATTTTATTAGATTGTGATACGCTAACCTATCAATACGCGCCTGTTAATTTGAAGGATAATACTATCCTAATTATGAATACAAATAAGCGTCGTGAGTTAGCAGACTCAAAGTATAATGAGCGCAGAAGTGAATGCGAACGTGCACTAGCTGCTTTACAAACGAAACTACCAATTAATAGCCTAGGTGAATTATCGATTGATCAATTTGAACAGCATCAAGCGCTGATAGAAAATGAGACGGAGCGAAAGCGCGCTAAACATGCCGTCTATGAAAATCAACGTACAATCGATGCACTAATGAAGCTGAAAAATGATGATATAATTGGTTTTGGTAAACTACTTACAGCATCGCATCGTTCGCTTCAATATGATTATGAAGTGACCGGTATTGAGCTTGATACACTTGTTGACGTTACTTTAAGCCAGGAAGGCGTCTTAGGCGCTCGAATGACTGGAGCAGGCTTTGGTGGTTGTGCGATTGCCCTTGTTGCCAACGATCACGTTGAAAAAATTATGAACAATGTTATAGTTAACTACCATGAAAAAATAGGTTACAAGCCAACTTTTTATCAGGCAACGATCAGTGATGGTGCGAAACAAATAGAATTATAG
- the galE gene encoding UDP-glucose 4-epimerase GalE, protein MNILVLGGAGYIGSHAVYQLIEQNHRVVVVDNLSTGHKDAIHPDATFYQGDIRHLDFLRSVFQKENIDAVIHFAANSLVGESMEQPLMYFDNNVYGTQVVLQAMVEFNVKYIVFSSTAATYGEPTTVPITETMPTQPTNTYGETKLTMEKMMRWCQKAHDIQFVSLRYFNVAGAREDAKIGEDHDPETHLIPIVLQVALGKRDFITIFGDNYPTADGTCIRDYIHVEDLIDAHIKAVQYLVGGGESDIFNLGSSHGFSVKEIIEVARQVTDHPIPAKVGKRRAGDPSTLIASSEKAKQILGWQPTRTEIHRIISDAWRFHQQNPNGY, encoded by the coding sequence ATGAATATTTTAGTATTAGGTGGCGCGGGTTATATTGGTTCACATGCTGTATATCAATTAATTGAACAAAATCATCGAGTCGTCGTTGTCGATAATTTATCTACTGGACACAAAGATGCAATTCATCCTGATGCAACATTTTATCAAGGTGATATTCGTCATTTAGACTTTTTAAGATCTGTATTTCAAAAAGAGAATATTGATGCCGTCATACACTTTGCTGCCAACTCTCTCGTTGGTGAATCCATGGAACAACCATTAATGTATTTTGATAATAATGTATATGGGACACAGGTTGTACTACAAGCCATGGTTGAATTTAATGTTAAGTATATTGTGTTTTCTTCTACTGCTGCAACATACGGTGAGCCTACTACAGTACCTATTACCGAAACGATGCCGACACAGCCGACAAATACTTATGGCGAAACGAAATTAACAATGGAGAAAATGATGCGCTGGTGCCAAAAGGCTCACGATATCCAGTTTGTTTCTCTTAGATACTTTAATGTTGCCGGTGCTAGAGAAGATGCAAAAATTGGTGAAGATCATGATCCAGAAACTCATTTAATCCCGATTGTATTACAGGTTGCACTTGGAAAACGAGACTTCATCACTATTTTTGGTGATAATTATCCTACAGCTGACGGAACTTGTATCCGCGATTATATTCACGTTGAAGATTTAATCGATGCACATATTAAAGCTGTTCAATATTTAGTGGGTGGTGGAGAAAGTGACATCTTTAACTTAGGAAGCTCCCATGGTTTTTCTGTAAAGGAAATTATTGAAGTTGCACGACAAGTTACTGATCATCCTATCCCAGCTAAAGTAGGCAAAAGAAGAGCTGGTGACCCAAGTACTTTGATTGCCTCTTCAGAGAAAGCGAAGCAAATCTTAGGTTGGCAACCTACTCGAACTGAGATTCATCGAATTATTTCAGATGCATGGCGTTTTCATCAACAAAATCCAAATGGATATTAG
- the galT gene encoding UDP-glucose--hexose-1-phosphate uridylyltransferase produces the protein MMVYLLIEQLISQVISAGLIKERDRIYCRNQILGLLNMESFEEPVLTKTDKTIPQLLTKIVEYAITQKVITRALDDRDQLKAQIMNVFLPSPSAVNDQFNSLYQQDPIKATDFFYHFSQTSHYIQTERIAKNIHFQSDTDYGKIDITINLSKPEKDPLQIKREREMKQTSHYPTCLLCSENEGYVGRIGHPARSNHRMIDLNLLGEDWYFQYSPYLYYHEHSIVLCKEHQPMVISKTTFARLFAFVKQFPHYFIGSNADLPIVGGSILSHDHYQAGQYTFGMTDAKDAYQFKLDDYPMIDASVLNWPMSVIRLRAQDTDQLVEAGGKILAKWREYSDPDVDLVAFTDKTPHNTITPIAQFRNGRYQLDLVLRNNRTSSEHPEGIFHPHQDVHHIKKENIGLIEVMGLAVLPPRLKDELKDLKHYLLGEADQIEAYHQPWANEIKLEYKQLTRDNIDQVIEQELSNKFIKVLKDSGIFKDNSRGWQAFKRFTSSLNK, from the coding sequence ATGATGGTGTACCTATTAATTGAACAATTAATTAGCCAAGTGATTAGTGCTGGTCTAATCAAAGAGCGAGACCGAATTTATTGCCGTAATCAAATACTCGGACTACTAAATATGGAATCCTTTGAAGAGCCGGTGCTCACTAAAACAGACAAAACAATCCCACAGTTGTTAACTAAAATTGTCGAGTACGCTATTACCCAAAAAGTCATTACTCGTGCACTAGATGATCGTGATCAGCTTAAAGCACAGATTATGAATGTATTTTTGCCTAGTCCGTCTGCAGTAAATGATCAATTCAACTCACTTTATCAGCAAGATCCGATAAAAGCGACTGATTTTTTCTATCACTTTAGTCAAACATCTCATTACATTCAAACGGAACGGATTGCAAAGAACATTCATTTTCAATCGGATACTGACTATGGTAAAATTGATATTACGATCAATTTATCTAAACCAGAGAAAGACCCACTACAAATTAAGAGAGAACGGGAAATGAAGCAAACAAGTCATTACCCAACTTGCTTACTTTGTAGTGAAAATGAAGGATATGTTGGTAGGATTGGCCATCCAGCACGTTCAAATCACCGTATGATAGACTTGAATTTGCTAGGTGAAGATTGGTATTTTCAATACTCACCGTATCTATATTATCATGAGCATAGTATCGTACTGTGTAAAGAGCATCAACCAATGGTTATCTCGAAAACTACCTTTGCTCGATTGTTTGCTTTTGTTAAACAATTCCCACATTACTTTATCGGGTCAAATGCCGATTTACCGATAGTAGGTGGAAGTATTTTAAGCCATGATCACTATCAAGCTGGACAGTATACTTTTGGAATGACAGACGCTAAGGATGCTTATCAGTTTAAATTAGATGACTACCCAATGATTGATGCAAGCGTTCTCAACTGGCCAATGTCCGTGATTCGATTACGGGCACAAGATACTGATCAACTGGTTGAAGCGGGTGGGAAGATTTTAGCCAAGTGGCGTGAATATAGTGATCCGGATGTTGATCTTGTAGCATTCACGGATAAAACACCACATAATACGATTACACCTATCGCTCAATTTAGAAATGGACGCTATCAACTCGATTTAGTCCTTAGAAATAATCGCACAAGCTCAGAGCATCCAGAAGGTATTTTCCATCCTCATCAAGATGTTCATCACATTAAAAAGGAAAATATCGGTTTAATTGAAGTAATGGGGTTAGCCGTCTTACCTCCTCGCTTGAAAGATGAGCTAAAAGATTTAAAGCATTATTTACTAGGTGAGGCTGATCAAATTGAAGCTTATCATCAACCATGGGCGAATGAAATTAAGCTTGAATATAAACAGTTAACAAGAGATAATATTGATCAAGTTATCGAACAAGAACTATCAAACAAATTTATTAAAGTATTAAAGGATTCTGGTATTTTTAAAGATAATAGTCGTGGATGGCAAGCATTTAAGCGCTTTACTTCCTCGCTAAATAAATAA
- a CDS encoding aldose epimerase family protein, whose translation MNAITTPLTVEGQSWNEYTLSNDNGMSVSFLDYGGIITSIITPDKHGNYENVVLGFDNYKDYLNNSNYFGALIGRVSGRIANSTFSLNGKTYELPANEGKHHLHGGPVGLHGVIWQVELIETATSTGAVLYHTSLDGDAGYPGTVKFKVSYTLTNDNEFTIDYEAISDQDTILSLTNHSYFNLTGNLKDTVLNHDLKIDASQYVELDHELIPTGRLVPVADTVFDFTKGRKIADGVGSNDPQNKIAGDGYDHFFIFNHKEDVNVELSEETSGRKLTVKTNQPAMVLYTGNSVDDSCTLKERQSVKHLGVCLETQSTPASLNYPGFPSILLAKHETYRHTTTFKFSTL comes from the coding sequence ATGAACGCAATAACAACACCATTAACAGTTGAAGGACAATCGTGGAATGAATATACACTTTCTAATGATAATGGAATGTCTGTATCATTTTTAGATTACGGTGGAATCATCACTTCAATTATTACACCAGATAAACATGGTAACTATGAAAACGTTGTCTTAGGTTTCGATAACTATAAAGATTATTTGAATAATAGTAACTATTTCGGCGCTTTAATTGGCCGTGTATCTGGAAGAATTGCCAATTCGACTTTTTCACTTAATGGGAAAACTTATGAATTACCAGCAAATGAAGGTAAACATCACTTACATGGTGGACCAGTTGGACTTCACGGTGTTATTTGGCAGGTTGAATTAATTGAAACGGCAACTAGTACAGGTGCTGTTTTATATCACACTAGCCTAGATGGAGATGCAGGTTACCCTGGAACAGTTAAATTCAAAGTATCTTATACTTTAACGAATGATAATGAATTTACAATTGATTACGAAGCTATTTCTGATCAAGATACAATTCTATCATTAACAAACCATTCTTACTTTAACTTAACTGGTAATTTAAAAGACACTGTTTTAAATCACGATTTGAAGATCGATGCTAGTCAATATGTTGAGCTTGATCATGAATTAATTCCAACTGGGCGCTTAGTTCCAGTTGCTGATACTGTATTTGACTTTACAAAAGGACGAAAAATTGCTGATGGCGTTGGCTCAAATGATCCACAAAATAAAATTGCTGGAGACGGGTATGATCATTTCTTCATTTTCAACCATAAAGAAGATGTAAATGTTGAATTATCTGAGGAGACAAGCGGACGTAAGTTAACAGTTAAAACAAACCAACCAGCAATGGTTCTATATACTGGTAATAGCGTTGATGACTCTTGTACTTTAAAAGAACGTCAATCAGTTAAGCACCTTGGTGTTTGCTTAGAGACACAAAGTACACCTGCATCACTTAATTATCCTGGTTTCCCAAGTATTTTGCTAGCTAAACACGAAACGTACCGTCATACGACGACATTTAAATTTTCAACTTTATAA
- a CDS encoding AAA family ATPase: MAIIFITGMSGVGKTTTLEHLALEGYHVVETDVGYTGVIETDQGTEIGWDEEKIQHLIDHYQDKDLFISGCYANQGKFYQYFDQVVLFTADLNTMFKRIDQRTNNNYGKTEAEKAEILDNVEFVLPLLRESSDLIIDTTNKSIEQICDQLKSLLN; this comes from the coding sequence ATGGCAATTATATTTATTACCGGTATGTCTGGTGTGGGTAAAACAACTACTTTAGAACATCTAGCTTTAGAAGGTTATCATGTCGTTGAGACAGATGTTGGCTATACAGGAGTTATTGAAACAGATCAAGGTACAGAGATTGGTTGGGATGAGGAAAAGATCCAACATCTCATTGATCATTATCAAGATAAAGACCTATTCATTTCTGGTTGTTACGCTAACCAAGGTAAATTTTATCAGTATTTTGATCAAGTCGTACTCTTCACAGCTGATCTAAATACAATGTTTAAACGGATTGATCAAAGAACGAATAATAATTATGGTAAGACAGAAGCTGAAAAGGCTGAAATACTTGATAATGTTGAATTTGTTTTACCACTATTAAGAGAAAGTTCTGATCTAATCATTGATACGACAAACAAAAGTATTGAACAGATTTGTGATCAATTAAAATCGTTACTCAATTAA
- a CDS encoding D-alanyl-D-alanine carboxypeptidase family protein — translation MKKRSFYLLILLISLAGILLFNSNKSQPLASQSIDIYQRTIEDRILSNQLTKRFWKLTDIDINANSVILIDGSTGHVIYEDNSDVALPTASMAKLMTELLVLEAIEAQELSWNTEVTISDYAYYISHRPGFASVDLEQDRTYTVEELFQAMAIHSANGASIALAEAVSGSEKAFVQRMNQRAYELGLNNSRFVNSTGLNNDHLGHFSSVGTIEDTNIMSARDLATLARYLINNYPVLLEITSQPQLLINDQEYQNTNLMLSNVIPYQGVDGLKTGYTDLAGFGFTGTVQRNDVRLISVVMGTESMIDRFIETEKLYDHAFSYIENLPFLNH, via the coding sequence ATGAAAAAACGTTCATTTTATCTACTTATACTGCTTATCAGTTTAGCTGGTATTTTATTATTTAATAGTAATAAGAGTCAACCTCTTGCTAGCCAGTCCATTGATATTTATCAAAGGACGATTGAAGATCGCATCTTATCTAATCAGTTAACGAAGCGGTTTTGGAAGCTAACAGATATCGATATCAATGCAAACTCGGTTATCTTGATTGATGGATCAACAGGGCATGTGATCTATGAGGATAATAGTGATGTTGCCTTACCGACAGCTAGTATGGCAAAGCTAATGACAGAATTGTTAGTCTTAGAAGCGATTGAAGCACAGGAACTAAGTTGGAACACGGAGGTTACGATTAGTGACTATGCCTACTATATTTCACACCGACCTGGATTTGCATCAGTTGATCTCGAACAGGATAGAACATATACAGTTGAAGAGCTATTTCAAGCGATGGCGATTCATTCAGCTAATGGAGCATCAATTGCTTTAGCGGAGGCTGTCAGTGGTAGCGAAAAAGCATTTGTTCAGCGGATGAATCAGAGGGCTTATGAGTTAGGATTAAATAATTCACGTTTTGTAAACAGTACTGGACTTAACAACGATCATCTTGGCCATTTTTCATCTGTGGGCACAATTGAGGATACAAATATAATGTCAGCACGTGATCTTGCAACGCTCGCTCGATATTTAATTAATAACTATCCCGTTCTGTTAGAAATTACGAGCCAGCCACAGCTTCTTATTAATGATCAGGAATATCAAAACACTAATCTGATGTTATCCAATGTCATCCCTTATCAAGGAGTTGATGGCTTGAAAACTGGTTATACAGATCTTGCTGGGTTCGGATTTACTGGGACTGTTCAAAGAAATGATGTAAGGTTAATCTCGGTTGTAATGGGAACTGAGTCTATGATTGATCGCTTTATTGAAACTGAGAAACTTTATGATCATGCATTTAGTTACATAGAAAATCTCCCGTTTTTAAATCATTAA
- a CDS encoding ROK family transcriptional regulator, translated as MKRGSFQQMKALNKSIILTKILEDGPISRAQIAKETKLTPPTVGSLVKELIEQKMVIESSQGESKGGRKPTMLVINEKGHYMIGIDAGSRNIEGILTDLSGKIVTHVKNKLTLPITEDQFLSVLIDTINTILENSSDYKNDIVGIGIAMHGVVDAESGKSLFAPNLNLRQMPIAETLSEHFPYLIKVENDARALALAEKWFGQGKSSERLVVVNIGTGVGSGVTIGGELYHGESHIAGEIGHMTIDLDGEQCTCGNKGCLQTFISGPAIAKRAINQINLGEQTSLAEVDEVTALKVFEAAEAGDLVAKEILHQTGTYIGVGLINLIHTLNPSQIVLTGGVTNAKDYLLPNIEAAINERALTRKAKQTIISVSELGEHSTALGAVALIIGELFATNGTLS; from the coding sequence ATGAAGCGTGGTAGTTTTCAACAAATGAAAGCACTAAACAAATCTATTATTTTGACCAAAATATTAGAAGATGGACCGATTTCTAGAGCACAGATTGCAAAAGAGACAAAGTTGACACCACCTACAGTAGGTTCATTAGTGAAAGAATTAATTGAACAAAAGATGGTGATTGAAAGCAGTCAGGGTGAATCAAAGGGTGGACGCAAGCCGACAATGCTTGTTATTAATGAGAAAGGTCACTATATGATTGGGATAGACGCTGGGTCAAGAAATATAGAAGGTATATTAACTGACTTATCAGGTAAAATTGTTACACATGTGAAAAATAAATTGACCCTACCAATTACAGAGGATCAATTTTTATCAGTCTTAATTGATACGATAAATACGATTCTAGAGAATAGCTCTGATTATAAGAATGATATCGTTGGCATCGGAATTGCTATGCATGGTGTTGTAGATGCTGAAAGTGGTAAATCATTATTTGCCCCTAACTTGAATTTACGTCAAATGCCAATTGCAGAAACATTGTCAGAACATTTCCCTTACCTGATAAAAGTAGAAAATGATGCACGTGCTCTTGCTTTAGCTGAGAAGTGGTTCGGACAAGGTAAAAGTAGTGAACGGCTAGTCGTTGTAAATATTGGAACAGGTGTTGGCTCTGGTGTCACGATCGGTGGCGAGCTGTACCATGGTGAGAGCCATATTGCCGGTGAGATCGGACATATGACAATTGATTTAGACGGCGAACAATGTACGTGTGGAAATAAAGGATGTTTACAAACATTTATTTCAGGACCTGCAATTGCAAAGCGTGCAATCAATCAAATTAATCTAGGTGAACAGACGAGTTTAGCTGAGGTTGATGAGGTAACAGCGCTAAAGGTATTTGAAGCAGCTGAAGCAGGTGATCTTGTTGCTAAAGAGATTTTACATCAGACAGGGACGTATATCGGTGTTGGATTAATTAATTTGATCCATACACTAAACCCAAGTCAAATTGTTTTAACAGGTGGCGTCACCAATGCAAAAGATTACTTATTACCAAATATTGAAGCGGCAATAAATGAACGAGCATTAACAAGGAAAGCTAAGCAAACGATTATTTCAGTATCTGAATTAGGTGAACATTCAACTGCGCTTGGAGCAGTAGCGCTTATTATAGGCGAATTATTTGCTACAAATGGAACATTATCATAA
- a CDS encoding glycoside hydrolase family 31 protein has product MFENINQTLVRKYDGETLIIEAWGENSLRIRASYTEFEKSNWALLDPLKSAPEITIKEDSAEIVNGKIKAVVKNNGHMTIYNQKGEILLQESEHTYQLKYGGRELTPKVGSSDYQLTFRLESEPNEKLFGMGQYQQTLMNLKGCQLDLTHRNSQISVPFVLSNLGYGFLWNNPAIGKANFNLNITEWTAYSTKQLDYWITAGDTPAEIEEAYANATGKVPMMPDYAMGFWQSKLRYQTQEELLNIAREYKKRQLPLSVIVVDFFHWTNQGDWKFDQEYWPDPEAMVKELNEMGVELMVSVWPTVQTESENYHEMTQKGYLLKTDRGVRTQFNFLGSNELFDPTHPEARKYLWSKIKQNYYKYGIKIFWLDEAEPELSVYDHDIYRYHIGPSLQYGNLYPLKYSQTFYDGMKDEGQENIINLVRAAWAGSQRYGALVWSGDIPSSFESLNKQVRAGLNMAIAGIPWWTTDIGGFHGGDPTDPTFRECMVRWFQYGAFSPVFRVHGDRVPMQEPIGTTGGGQCHSGADNEVWSYGEEVYSVFEKFMNIREQMKPYIREIMKQAHEKGTPPMRPLFYDFPEDEQAWEIDDQYLFGPDILVAPVLREAQRERTVYLPKGAIWKDAYSEQVYEGGKEIMVHAPLDQIPLFIKNNVNLPVNFK; this is encoded by the coding sequence ATGTTTGAGAACATTAATCAGACGTTAGTACGTAAATATGATGGGGAGACACTGATTATAGAAGCATGGGGCGAAAATTCACTAAGGATCCGCGCATCCTATACTGAATTTGAAAAGTCAAACTGGGCTTTACTAGATCCATTAAAGTCAGCACCAGAAATAACAATTAAAGAAGACTCAGCAGAAATTGTTAATGGGAAGATTAAAGCTGTTGTTAAGAATAATGGTCATATGACCATTTACAATCAAAAAGGTGAAATTTTATTACAAGAATCAGAACACACATATCAGCTAAAATATGGTGGAAGGGAACTCACCCCTAAAGTTGGTAGTAGTGATTATCAATTAACATTTCGATTAGAGTCTGAGCCGAATGAGAAATTATTTGGTATGGGACAATACCAACAAACATTAATGAACTTAAAAGGTTGTCAACTAGATCTAACACATAGAAATAGTCAAATTAGTGTTCCATTCGTCTTGTCAAACTTAGGCTATGGCTTTTTATGGAACAACCCTGCAATCGGTAAGGCGAATTTCAATTTAAATATCACTGAATGGACGGCTTATTCAACAAAGCAACTTGACTATTGGATTACTGCTGGCGATACACCTGCAGAAATTGAAGAAGCATATGCAAATGCAACTGGTAAAGTACCAATGATGCCTGATTATGCGATGGGCTTTTGGCAAAGTAAATTAAGATATCAAACACAAGAAGAGCTATTAAATATCGCCAGAGAGTATAAAAAACGTCAACTACCACTATCAGTTATCGTTGTTGATTTCTTTCACTGGACGAATCAAGGTGATTGGAAATTCGATCAGGAATACTGGCCTGATCCAGAAGCGATGGTTAAAGAATTAAATGAAATGGGCGTAGAACTGATGGTCTCAGTTTGGCCAACTGTTCAAACTGAAAGTGAAAATTATCATGAAATGACTCAAAAAGGATACCTGTTAAAAACAGATCGTGGAGTGCGGACACAATTTAATTTCCTCGGTTCAAATGAATTGTTTGATCCAACGCATCCAGAAGCAAGAAAGTATCTATGGAGTAAAATCAAACAAAATTACTATAAATATGGCATTAAAATATTTTGGTTAGATGAAGCGGAGCCAGAGCTCTCAGTTTATGATCATGATATTTATCGTTATCATATAGGACCAAGTCTGCAATATGGTAATCTCTATCCACTTAAATACAGTCAAACATTTTATGATGGTATGAAGGATGAGGGGCAAGAGAATATAATTAATTTAGTTCGGGCTGCGTGGGCTGGCAGTCAGCGTTATGGTGCGCTTGTCTGGTCTGGTGATATTCCATCAAGCTTCGAATCATTAAATAAACAAGTACGAGCTGGGCTGAATATGGCGATTGCCGGAATACCTTGGTGGACAACGGACATTGGTGGTTTTCACGGTGGCGATCCAACAGATCCAACATTTAGAGAATGTATGGTTCGATGGTTTCAATATGGAGCATTCTCTCCTGTCTTCCGTGTTCACGGTGACCGTGTACCGATGCAGGAACCAATTGGCACAACTGGAGGTGGCCAGTGCCATAGCGGTGCTGATAATGAAGTGTGGAGTTATGGTGAAGAAGTGTATTCAGTTTTCGAGAAATTTATGAATATACGTGAACAAATGAAGCCGTATATAAGAGAAATTATGAAACAAGCGCATGAGAAGGGTACACCACCAATGCGTCCACTGTTTTATGACTTCCCAGAAGATGAACAAGCATGGGAGATCGATGATCAATATTTGTTTGGCCCTGATATTTTAGTCGCTCCAGTATTACGTGAGGCACAACGTGAGAGAACAGTATATTTACCCAAGGGTGCCATATGGAAAGATGCTTATTCTGAACAAGTATATGAAGGTGGGAAAGAAATAATGGTTCACGCGCCATTAGATCAGATACCGCTATTTATTAAGAATAACGTAAATCTTCCAGTAAACTTTAAATAA